A genomic window from Candidatus Bathyarchaeota archaeon includes:
- a CDS encoding Lsm family RNA-binding protein, translated as MSVAKRNFIGEIGSLIDKIVMVITVDGKKYTGTLSGIDPDTLNLSLSDAKDELGKITHKIFMNGNILAQIFTIEKPFDLKALAERLEKVFPTMVRLYEDQGFIWVMEKIKVNEKGVVEGSGPIAERVQRVHSLFTKDSASK; from the coding sequence ATGTCAGTAGCTAAAAGAAATTTCATTGGCGAAATTGGATCACTAATCGATAAGATAGTCATGGTAATTACAGTTGACGGAAAAAAATACACTGGAACATTATCAGGAATAGACCCAGACACATTGAATCTTTCACTGTCAGACGCTAAAGACGAACTAGGCAAAATAACTCACAAAATTTTTATGAACGGCAATATATTAGCACAAATATTTACTATCGAAAAACCCTTTGACTTGAAGGCCCTAGCCGAACGCCTCGAAAAAGTTTTTCCAACAATGGTAAGACTCTACGAAGATCAAGGATTCATTTGGGTCATGGAAAAAATCAAAGTAAACGAAAAGGGTGTAGTAGAGGGTTCAGGTCCAATCGCCGAACGAGTGCAAAGAGTCCACAGTTTGTTTACGAAAGACTCTGCATCTAAATAA
- a CDS encoding DUF998 domain-containing protein, producing MFKDRYFALFGIIGPAFAIVLIFVAIGLSPWFSWSQNALSDLGHSVKSAVAPLFNFGLLLGGFFIILYSLTSFRKNAKKTSYFLAFTGLSLQFVATFDEVYGTLHFFVSVLFFCSLGFASTSYILEKKSSLAALALIIGLASWILYGLSFFESGIAVPETISSVATTSWVIKSAIRQLSLKQAA from the coding sequence ATGTTCAAAGACCGATATTTTGCACTTTTTGGGATTATTGGACCAGCTTTCGCAATTGTATTAATATTTGTCGCAATAGGGCTATCACCATGGTTCAGTTGGAGCCAAAATGCATTAAGCGATCTTGGGCACTCCGTAAAAAGTGCTGTTGCTCCCCTGTTTAATTTTGGCTTGCTTTTGGGTGGATTTTTCATCATCTTGTATTCATTAACTAGTTTTCGAAAAAATGCAAAAAAAACTAGTTACTTTTTAGCCTTTACTGGATTGTCGCTTCAGTTCGTCGCTACCTTTGATGAGGTTTATGGGACACTGCATTTTTTCGTTTCAGTTTTATTTTTTTGTTCGCTAGGTTTCGCCTCAACTAGTTACATTCTTGAGAAAAAATCATCTCTAGCTGCTTTAGCGTTAATTATTGGTCTTGCTTCTTGGATACTTTATGGTCTAAGTTTTTTCGAGTCTGGAATTGCTGTTCCCGAAACAATTTCATCGGTTGCAACTACTTCATGGGTCATAAAATCCGCTATACGCCAACTAAGTTTGAAACAAGCCGCATAA
- a CDS encoding polyprenyl synthetase family protein, with protein MKNNSSQEEVVEQLQKLLYDRGNKALALAQKTILDEKIESKPIRDALLYFINDYWNDVTRPALLSLVCESVGGDPDLTTPVGVSMTLIAGGIDIHDDIIDESKRKDSKFTVYGKYGKKIALLVGDALMFKGFTLLYETLGKGISPDQIATMSKIINQTFFELGDAEALELDFRTREDVTPEEYLSVIRKKAADVEAHTRISAILGGASSDEIEALAEYGRILGMLVILRDEMIDMLDPKETIHRIKKEHLSMAIIYALQNPGMKSSISNLLNQTRNLKDADNLSLLVDAADGYSKMNACMQSLANIAYRKIENAKYNKNHLALIIQGMLLPDWRSYLTPIKSDR; from the coding sequence ATGAAAAATAATTCTTCACAAGAAGAAGTTGTTGAACAATTACAAAAGCTTCTTTATGACCGCGGAAACAAAGCCCTAGCACTTGCTCAAAAAACAATTCTAGACGAAAAAATCGAATCCAAACCAATTAGAGACGCTCTGCTCTATTTTATCAATGATTATTGGAATGACGTCACCCGCCCTGCTTTACTTTCGTTAGTCTGTGAATCCGTAGGTGGAGATCCCGACTTGACTACGCCTGTTGGTGTTTCAATGACTTTAATTGCCGGGGGAATCGACATTCATGATGACATTATCGATGAATCAAAACGCAAAGACTCTAAATTTACTGTTTATGGAAAATACGGCAAAAAAATTGCTCTCCTAGTTGGAGATGCCCTAATGTTTAAAGGGTTCACTTTATTGTATGAGACCCTTGGAAAAGGAATTTCTCCAGACCAGATTGCTACTATGAGCAAAATAATTAATCAAACCTTTTTTGAACTTGGGGATGCAGAAGCTCTGGAACTTGATTTTCGTACCCGTGAAGATGTAACTCCTGAAGAGTATCTTTCTGTAATTCGAAAGAAAGCAGCAGATGTTGAAGCTCATACTCGAATCAGCGCCATACTTGGTGGGGCTTCTTCAGATGAAATTGAGGCCCTTGCAGAGTACGGTAGGATATTGGGCATGTTAGTGATTTTACGTGATGAAATGATTGATATGCTTGATCCAAAAGAGACAATTCATAGAATAAAAAAAGAGCATCTTTCAATGGCAATAATCTATGCTTTGCAGAATCCTGGTATGAAATCTTCGATATCTAACTTGTTAAACCAAACACGGAACTTGAAGGATGCTGACAATCTTTCCTTGTTAGTTGATGCTGCAGATGGTTACAGTAAAATGAATGCTTGTATGCAAAGCTTGGCCAATATTGCTTATAGGAAAATAGAAAACGCTAAGTATAACAAAAATCACTTAGCTTTAATTATTCAAGGGATGCTTCTCCCTGATTGGAGAAGTTATTTAACGCCAATAAAGTCGGACAGGTAG
- a CDS encoding PAC2 family protein gives MVCKIQFYEKPVLNNPVLIEGLPGIGFVANVTTLHLIKQLNAKLFAQVQSSSFQDLAMTTRNGKTYFPTNQFYYYKGKEGERDLILLYGNTQALTTVGQYELCGKILDICQEFGCKYVLTVGGLKKDEAVETPDIYCTASDKETLQEVLDLGAKIMKGHIFGVAGLLVGLCKLRNFKGLSLLAETPGLYADAVATREVLKMLNTLLNLKVNVDDLDAATEETSEILESFGIVSPSSMEKKNREADYRWFI, from the coding sequence ATGGTCTGCAAAATACAGTTTTATGAAAAACCTGTCTTAAATAATCCTGTTTTAATCGAAGGATTGCCTGGAATCGGATTTGTTGCAAACGTTACTACATTACATCTCATTAAACAGTTAAACGCAAAACTATTCGCGCAAGTACAATCTTCATCATTTCAAGACCTTGCCATGACCACCAGAAATGGAAAAACATACTTTCCAACAAACCAGTTTTATTATTACAAAGGCAAAGAGGGGGAACGTGACCTCATACTTTTGTACGGGAACACTCAGGCTCTAACTACTGTTGGGCAGTATGAGCTGTGTGGAAAAATTTTGGACATATGTCAAGAATTTGGCTGCAAATATGTTTTAACTGTTGGAGGGCTAAAAAAAGACGAAGCTGTAGAAACACCTGACATATATTGTACAGCCTCAGACAAAGAAACCCTGCAAGAAGTCTTGGATTTAGGTGCAAAAATAATGAAGGGTCATATTTTCGGTGTGGCTGGCTTGCTTGTTGGTTTATGTAAATTGCGAAACTTTAAAGGACTTAGTTTGTTGGCTGAAACTCCTGGGTTGTATGCTGACGCAGTGGCTACACGTGAAGTTCTTAAAATGCTTAACACTCTTTTGAACCTGAAAGTAAATGTTGACGATTTAGATGCAGCTACCGAAGAAACTAGTGAAATTTTAGAATCTTTTGGAATTGTTTCGCCCTCTTCGATGGAAAAAAAGAATCGGGAAGCGGATTACCGCTGGTTTATTTAG
- a CDS encoding PadR family transcriptional regulator translates to MTENPKNQFVQRIAKNFLDILILRLIQTEPMWGYKLIKKTKTLFGIKLRHGALYPLLNNLESEGYAQSEKITIKGRIRKVYYITQKGTQLVDAYYDFLKEQLEKLDLQEENNNEK, encoded by the coding sequence TTGACTGAAAACCCCAAAAACCAATTTGTTCAACGCATAGCCAAAAATTTTCTTGACATATTGATTTTACGGCTCATTCAAACAGAGCCAATGTGGGGCTATAAATTGATAAAAAAAACCAAAACTCTTTTTGGAATAAAACTACGACACGGAGCCCTATATCCACTTTTAAATAATCTTGAATCAGAAGGATATGCTCAAAGTGAAAAAATAACCATTAAAGGGCGAATACGAAAAGTTTACTACATCACCCAAAAAGGAACCCAACTCGTTGATGCTTATTATGATTTCCTGAAAGAACAACTAGAAAAATTGGATCTTCAAGAGGAAAACAATAATGAAAAATAA
- the tgtA gene encoding tRNA guanosine(15) transglycosylase TgtA encodes MSFEIINKDLLGRIGKFETKSGKIETPLLFPVINPGIQPIPPKKLQKEFGCEALITNAYIINKNFKEIAVEKGLHEFLDFDGSIMTDSGAYQLLIYKGVETTPKEIVQFQEAIDTDIATILDIPTGWGVSKEYAKYTVQETIKRAKALKKMKSREELAWVGPVQGGQYLDLVAKSAKAMGKLPFQVHALGSPTPVMEQYKFDVLVDMIATAKMNLPPDRPLHLFGAGHPFMFALAVALGCDLFDSAAYALFARKDRYLTDSGTARLSELEYFPCSCPVCTKTDPQTVRALPNDERHRLLAEHNLHVSFGELQRIKQAVTDGRLWEHMEMRAYGHPSLLQALKKVKIYRKYIEKHSPVNKKGGVFLYSSLSLARPEVVRYQQRLRSRYSPPQKVKVLLLLPQTMKKPFHTSGEHETLLKKIQEKIPDKLDLVHVCSYAAPFGLVPNELDDVHPVSQNVIAYPFDNETITYVAQQVEKYIAATNYIKVILLREPKVWKGKVLSACKRACKNKQIQFRATQEKEPWNENTLEHIVEILKE; translated from the coding sequence ATGTCGTTTGAAATAATTAATAAGGATTTGTTAGGACGGATAGGAAAGTTTGAAACCAAAAGTGGAAAAATTGAGACTCCACTTCTGTTTCCAGTAATTAATCCAGGCATTCAGCCGATTCCACCAAAAAAGTTACAGAAAGAATTTGGGTGCGAAGCTCTCATAACTAACGCGTACATCATAAACAAAAACTTCAAAGAAATCGCAGTTGAAAAAGGATTGCATGAATTTTTGGATTTTGATGGTTCAATCATGACGGATTCTGGTGCGTATCAACTTCTTATTTACAAGGGAGTTGAAACTACGCCAAAAGAGATCGTTCAGTTCCAAGAAGCAATTGACACTGACATCGCCACCATACTTGATATTCCTACAGGTTGGGGGGTTTCAAAAGAGTATGCAAAATATACAGTGCAAGAGACAATCAAACGGGCAAAAGCTCTCAAAAAAATGAAATCACGAGAGGAATTGGCATGGGTAGGTCCAGTTCAGGGCGGACAATACCTTGACCTTGTGGCAAAATCTGCAAAAGCCATGGGAAAACTGCCGTTTCAGGTTCATGCTCTAGGCAGTCCAACTCCAGTAATGGAGCAATACAAGTTTGATGTTCTGGTAGACATGATTGCAACTGCAAAGATGAATCTTCCACCCGACCGTCCTCTTCACTTGTTTGGTGCAGGTCACCCGTTTATGTTTGCTTTGGCAGTAGCTCTGGGTTGTGACTTATTTGATTCTGCAGCATATGCATTGTTTGCCCGAAAAGATCGGTACTTAACAGATTCAGGAACAGCAAGATTAAGTGAGCTTGAGTATTTTCCATGTTCTTGTCCAGTTTGCACCAAAACTGACCCCCAAACAGTTAGAGCACTACCAAATGATGAAAGACATAGGTTGCTTGCAGAGCATAATCTTCATGTTAGTTTTGGCGAGTTACAGCGAATAAAACAAGCAGTCACAGATGGAAGACTCTGGGAACACATGGAAATGCGAGCATATGGTCACCCATCACTGCTTCAAGCATTAAAAAAGGTCAAAATATACAGAAAATACATAGAGAAACACAGTCCAGTCAACAAAAAAGGTGGTGTGTTTTTGTATAGTTCATTGAGTTTAGCCCGTCCAGAAGTTGTTCGCTATCAACAAAGGCTTAGGAGCAGGTACTCTCCACCACAAAAAGTTAAAGTTTTGTTGTTGTTGCCACAAACGATGAAAAAACCATTTCACACTTCAGGGGAGCATGAAACATTATTAAAGAAAATACAAGAAAAAATCCCTGATAAACTTGATTTAGTTCATGTCTGCAGTTATGCAGCTCCCTTTGGTCTGGTACCCAATGAACTTGATGATGTGCATCCTGTATCACAAAATGTTATCGCTTATCCTTTCGATAATGAAACAATTACATATGTTGCCCAACAAGTTGAAAAATACATAGCAGCCACAAATTACATAAAAGTAATCCTTCTACGGGAACCAAAAGTTTGGAAAGGAAAGGTTTTGTCAGCATGTAAACGTGCTTGTAAAAACAAACAAATTCAGTTTAGGGCAACACAAGAAAAAGAGCCATGGAATGAAAATACTCTGGAACACATTGTAGAGATATTAAAAGAGTGA
- a CDS encoding NTP transferase domain-containing protein → MQTVILAGGEGKRVFPLAANSPKPMFKLLGKPLIHHVIDTLKQADLKEYVIVVGHCGEQIKDYLNDGSKLGVNIQYAEQKQSLGMADALQTTKDLVDDNFFVVNADDIFEASLIENMKKKFNETGAQIILSCKSVKETWKFGIIQVENEQVTDFVEKPPKGREPSNLAVVGVYILTKNIFDYYKKIPVSDHQYEDAILQFIKNKNVVKAVNYDGFFAGYKYPWDLFTINNHLMDNQLREQKIHESVNISNRAIIEGNVWISEGVKALEGACIRGPCFIGKNCVIGNNSLVRDYSSLAQGCVVGFATEIKHSLIGDNCWFHTNYIGDSIISNNCLFGAGTITANYRFDEKNIKIKIADNRIDSGTNKLGAIIGDNCKTGINSCIEPGIKIGPQSFVGPNVNLQEDLEPNKIILINKSSYIKKPNKVIISEQSKNQLMKKLLKNK, encoded by the coding sequence TTGCAAACTGTTATCCTTGCAGGAGGTGAAGGAAAACGTGTTTTTCCACTTGCAGCAAACAGTCCTAAACCTATGTTCAAACTTTTGGGAAAACCCCTGATTCATCATGTAATAGATACTCTCAAGCAAGCTGATCTAAAGGAGTATGTTATCGTTGTAGGTCATTGTGGCGAACAAATCAAAGATTACCTAAACGATGGCAGTAAACTCGGAGTTAACATTCAGTATGCTGAACAGAAGCAATCGTTGGGAATGGCAGATGCTTTACAAACTACCAAGGATTTGGTAGATGACAACTTTTTTGTTGTGAACGCTGATGATATTTTTGAAGCTTCATTAATTGAAAACATGAAAAAAAAATTCAATGAGACTGGCGCCCAAATAATCCTTTCATGCAAATCAGTTAAAGAAACTTGGAAATTTGGCATAATTCAAGTAGAAAATGAGCAAGTAACAGATTTTGTTGAAAAACCGCCAAAGGGCAGAGAACCTAGCAATTTAGCGGTTGTCGGGGTTTACATTTTAACTAAAAATATTTTTGATTATTACAAAAAGATTCCAGTTTCCGACCATCAATACGAGGATGCTATACTGCAGTTCATCAAAAACAAAAATGTTGTAAAAGCAGTAAATTATGATGGCTTTTTTGCTGGATACAAGTATCCATGGGACTTGTTCACAATTAATAATCATTTAATGGATAACCAATTAAGAGAACAAAAAATCCATGAAAGCGTGAACATTTCTAACCGCGCAATCATCGAAGGAAACGTATGGATATCTGAAGGAGTGAAAGCCCTAGAAGGCGCTTGCATCAGGGGACCGTGTTTTATTGGGAAAAACTGTGTTATAGGAAACAACAGTTTAGTCAGGGATTATTCATCATTAGCTCAAGGCTGTGTCGTAGGCTTTGCCACCGAAATTAAACATTCTTTGATTGGGGATAACTGCTGGTTCCACACAAACTACATTGGAGATTCCATAATTTCAAATAATTGCCTTTTTGGCGCTGGAACAATAACAGCAAACTACAGGTTTGACGAAAAAAACATCAAAATAAAAATTGCAGACAACCGAATAGACTCGGGAACAAATAAGTTGGGAGCAATAATAGGTGACAATTGTAAGACAGGAATCAATTCTTGCATAGAACCGGGAATAAAAATTGGTCCCCAAAGCTTTGTTGGACCTAATGTTAACTTGCAGGAAGATTTAGAACCAAACAAAATTATTTTGATTAACAAATCTAGTTATATCAAAAAACCCAACAAAGTAATCATTTCAGAACAGAGCAAAAATCAACTGATGAAAAAATTATTGAAAAATAAATGA
- a CDS encoding MBL fold metallo-hydrolase: protein MELKFLGSAREVGRAGIAVKSEQNQLLLDYGVMFGEEPGFPMHIPPKDVDALVLTHSHLDHSGGIPHFHIQDKKTVYGTQLTFDLAKPLISDFIRLSGYYLSFEFLELDTMMRNCKHLDFRKEKNIGDMKFQLLNSGHLPGGAQVLVEADGKRMVYTGDYNSTDTQLLPGADRDYGELDAIIIESTYANEVHPERKEIEKEFMDHVNGVVEKGGTALVPAFSVGRSQEIACVLAANHFEYPVAMDGMAREANRIMMNHASYMRDPKLFTKALQDAIWVDGWKDRRRIASKPGVIISPAGMLKGGPAAFYIQKVGKKSKNGVFLVGYQIPGTPGRQLLDEGKCIIDDKVQNVKAQVKRFDFSSHSGANELKGAVKDLKGNPKVYVVHGEPEICEMFADWIKTEVGLEAVAPKTGDAFTV, encoded by the coding sequence ATGGAACTTAAGTTTCTCGGAAGTGCAAGAGAAGTAGGCAGAGCAGGTATTGCAGTAAAATCAGAACAAAACCAACTGCTCCTTGACTATGGAGTCATGTTCGGTGAAGAACCCGGATTTCCCATGCATATTCCACCAAAAGATGTAGACGCACTAGTTTTAACTCATAGTCACCTTGACCACTCAGGTGGTATTCCACACTTTCATATTCAAGACAAAAAAACAGTTTATGGAACACAATTAACATTTGACCTAGCCAAACCCCTAATCTCAGATTTTATCCGTTTGTCAGGTTATTATCTGTCTTTTGAGTTCCTTGAGCTTGACACAATGATGAGAAACTGTAAGCATCTTGATTTCCGGAAAGAAAAAAACATTGGGGACATGAAATTTCAACTCCTTAATTCAGGCCATTTGCCTGGAGGCGCCCAAGTACTAGTAGAAGCCGATGGAAAAAGAATGGTTTACACTGGAGATTACAATTCTACAGATACTCAACTTCTTCCGGGTGCTGACCGTGACTATGGGGAACTTGATGCAATAATTATTGAAAGCACATATGCTAATGAAGTTCATCCCGAAAGAAAAGAAATTGAAAAAGAATTCATGGACCATGTTAATGGGGTTGTAGAAAAAGGAGGAACAGCATTAGTTCCAGCCTTTAGTGTGGGGCGTTCACAAGAAATTGCGTGTGTTTTAGCAGCAAATCACTTTGAATATCCAGTTGCCATGGATGGTATGGCACGTGAAGCAAACCGAATTATGATGAATCATGCTTCCTATATGCGGGATCCGAAATTGTTCACAAAAGCCCTTCAGGATGCAATATGGGTCGATGGATGGAAAGATCGCCGAAGGATTGCAAGCAAACCAGGAGTAATCATATCTCCTGCAGGCATGCTTAAAGGGGGACCAGCAGCGTTTTACATACAAAAAGTTGGAAAAAAGAGCAAGAATGGCGTATTTCTTGTTGGTTATCAAATTCCAGGTACTCCTGGGCGACAATTACTTGATGAAGGAAAATGCATCATCGACGATAAAGTTCAAAATGTTAAAGCACAAGTGAAACGTTTTGATTTTTCGTCCCACAGTGGAGCTAACGAGCTAAAAGGTGCAGTTAAAGACCTTAAAGGAAATCCAAAAGTATATGTTGTTCATGGGGAACCCGAAATTTGTGAAATGTTTGCTGATTGGATAAAAACTGAAGTTGGATTAGAAGCGGTAGCACCTAAAACTGGAGACGCTTTCACAGTATAA
- a CDS encoding PadR family transcriptional regulator, whose protein sequence is MKEKLRDVEIKLMRGLLDLVILQFLKTKPMHGYNIITSIRKNFGVYFGPSTIYPLLGILEENGYIESQWNLNCERPKKVYSLTPEGKNLLKGTEESLNHICRKLIRIGLNRIPIGTENHNQSKPVKAVTAKS, encoded by the coding sequence ATGAAAGAAAAACTCAGAGACGTAGAAATAAAACTCATGAGAGGCCTTCTTGATCTAGTAATACTGCAATTCTTGAAAACAAAACCAATGCATGGATACAACATAATTACAAGCATACGCAAAAACTTTGGAGTGTATTTTGGTCCAAGTACAATATATCCTTTGCTTGGCATTCTAGAAGAGAATGGATACATAGAAAGCCAATGGAATTTAAACTGTGAACGCCCAAAAAAAGTGTACTCTCTAACTCCTGAAGGAAAAAACCTGCTAAAAGGCACAGAAGAATCATTAAACCATATCTGCCGTAAACTAATCAGGATAGGACTGAACCGGATTCCAATTGGAACAGAAAACCATAATCAAAGCAAACCAGTTAAAGCGGTAACAGCGAAATCCTAG
- a CDS encoding aminotransferase class I/II-fold pyridoxal phosphate-dependent enzyme: MVNITERVQNLEYAIRDVVGHAKYLEKNGKKIIYLNIGDPLQFDFRTPEHIKEALIQAVKDEKNSYSPSEGIPELLDAICEKEKRVGKFDILPENVLVSNGVSEAIQMVLGALVDSGDEILVPGPAYPPYISYTEFFGGKGIQYRTNEEDGWQPDLDDVRAKITDKTRGIVIINPNNPCGALYDRKTVKKMVDLAGEHGIPIISDEIYDQLAYGEIVSTANVAKDVTVIGLNGFSKVYLMTGWRLGYMYFTGQNEQELSDLREYILKEARIRLSANTPVQKAAVAALRGPQEHIVDMVKKLEERRDYSYKRLNEIEGINCAKPNGAFYFFPKVEGIGSQWPNDMAFVRDLIDETGIVFVHGSGFGSKYGSGHFRGVFLPPLGILEESFNRFDKFMK, from the coding sequence TTGGTGAATATTACTGAGCGGGTTCAAAATCTTGAGTACGCAATTCGCGATGTTGTTGGTCATGCTAAGTATCTTGAAAAGAATGGAAAAAAGATAATCTACCTTAACATCGGAGATCCCCTGCAGTTTGACTTTAGAACTCCTGAACATATTAAAGAAGCATTGATTCAAGCAGTTAAAGATGAAAAAAACTCGTATTCTCCTTCTGAAGGAATCCCTGAACTCTTAGATGCAATATGTGAAAAAGAAAAAAGAGTGGGAAAATTTGACATATTGCCAGAGAATGTCTTAGTTTCGAACGGAGTTTCTGAAGCTATTCAAATGGTTCTTGGAGCATTAGTAGATTCAGGAGATGAAATCTTAGTTCCGGGTCCAGCATATCCACCGTATATTTCTTATACTGAGTTTTTTGGTGGAAAAGGAATCCAATATAGGACAAATGAAGAAGATGGCTGGCAACCAGACTTGGATGATGTAAGGGCAAAGATAACTGACAAAACACGGGGTATTGTTATCATTAATCCTAACAATCCATGTGGTGCCTTATATGATCGCAAAACAGTTAAAAAAATGGTTGATTTAGCAGGTGAACATGGCATACCCATCATTTCTGACGAAATTTATGACCAGCTTGCATATGGAGAAATAGTCAGCACTGCAAACGTTGCAAAAGATGTTACAGTAATTGGTCTTAATGGCTTCTCAAAAGTTTATTTGATGACTGGTTGGCGTCTTGGTTATATGTATTTTACGGGACAAAATGAACAAGAGTTATCAGATTTACGAGAATACATTTTAAAAGAGGCAAGAATAAGACTTTCAGCTAACACTCCAGTTCAAAAAGCAGCGGTTGCGGCATTGCGCGGACCTCAAGAGCATATAGTTGACATGGTGAAAAAGCTAGAAGAAAGGCGGGACTATTCTTACAAGCGTCTCAACGAAATTGAGGGAATCAACTGTGCGAAACCTAACGGAGCGTTCTATTTCTTCCCAAAAGTAGAAGGAATTGGTTCTCAATGGCCAAACGATATGGCATTTGTCCGTGACCTGATAGATGAAACAGGAATAGTTTTTGTTCACGGGTCAGGTTTTGGATCAAAATATGGCTCAGGACATTTTAGAGGAGTCTTCTTGCCGCCACTAGGAATCCTTGAAGAAAGCTTTAACCGTTTTGACAAATTCATGAAATAA
- a CDS encoding phosphomannomutase/phosphoglucomutase yields MTDTKKDFDHIFRAYDIRGVFGEDLTEEVGTKIGAAFGKLLEGKKFVVGRDVRISGEKLRDALLSGILNFSDVTDVGVLPTPLLYFALIILKKDAGIMVTASHNPPQWNGFKAFRGQKGSIYGEDMEKVKNYAKQFSIKSFGNPKCKAIKHDGIIKEYQKFVQSKISMEKKIKAVADTSNGTCGLVAPELFKKIGVNILTLNKEPDGTFPAHLPVPKAETLGELMKQVVNSKADFGVGYDGDGDRAVFIDEKGNLIPGDLTLLLFAKDILQKQKGGKVVYELTCSMAIKEYVEQLGGIPIVERVGHTFIMDKMIKENAVLGGEKSSHFYFADVYGMDDGVFASMKLAEILSKTDNTLSELVSALPQYPSIYEKNFDCPDTKKFAVIEKVRSQFKALGLETLDIDGVKLIQKDGWVILRASNTEPVIRISAEAHTEEKLNELYDLAVKELKKALKGD; encoded by the coding sequence TTGACGGATACCAAAAAAGATTTTGATCACATATTCAGGGCCTACGACATCCGAGGAGTTTTTGGAGAAGACCTAACCGAAGAAGTTGGAACCAAAATTGGAGCAGCTTTTGGCAAATTATTAGAAGGAAAAAAATTCGTAGTTGGTAGAGACGTTAGAATAAGTGGAGAAAAACTTCGAGACGCCTTACTTTCAGGTATACTCAATTTTTCGGATGTAACTGACGTGGGTGTGCTTCCAACCCCTTTACTTTATTTTGCTTTAATTATTCTAAAAAAAGATGCAGGAATAATGGTTACTGCATCGCATAATCCGCCTCAATGGAATGGTTTCAAAGCATTCAGGGGGCAAAAAGGAAGTATCTATGGCGAAGACATGGAAAAGGTCAAGAATTACGCTAAACAGTTTAGCATCAAATCTTTTGGCAATCCAAAATGCAAAGCAATAAAGCATGATGGCATAATCAAAGAGTATCAAAAATTTGTTCAAAGCAAAATAAGTATGGAAAAAAAAATTAAGGCCGTAGCAGACACATCAAACGGTACATGTGGACTTGTTGCTCCAGAACTTTTTAAAAAAATAGGCGTTAACATATTAACGTTAAACAAGGAACCTGATGGAACATTTCCTGCCCATCTTCCAGTTCCAAAAGCTGAAACTCTAGGGGAGTTAATGAAACAAGTAGTTAACAGCAAAGCAGATTTTGGAGTGGGCTACGATGGAGACGGTGACAGAGCAGTATTCATTGATGAAAAAGGCAACTTAATTCCGGGAGATTTAACGTTACTTCTTTTTGCGAAAGATATTCTCCAAAAACAAAAAGGAGGAAAAGTAGTCTACGAATTAACATGCTCCATGGCAATCAAAGAGTATGTCGAACAACTTGGAGGAATACCCATAGTTGAACGTGTGGGTCACACTTTCATAATGGATAAGATGATTAAGGAAAATGCAGTGCTTGGGGGAGAAAAAAGTAGCCATTTCTATTTTGCAGATGTTTACGGAATGGATGACGGCGTGTTTGCAAGCATGAAATTGGCTGAAATTTTATCCAAAACTGACAATACTTTATCTGAACTTGTTTCTGCTTTGCCGCAGTATCCGTCAATTTATGAAAAAAACTTTGATTGCCCTGATACAAAAAAATTTGCAGTAATTGAAAAAGTTCGTAGCCAATTCAAAGCTTTGGGTCTTGAAACATTGGACATTGACGGCGTTAAATTAATCCAAAAAGACGGGTGGGTAATTCTACGAGCATCTAACACCGAACCAGTGATTAGGATTTCAGCAGAGGCGCATACAGAAGAAAAACTAAATGAACTTTACGATTTGGCAGTCAAAGAACTGAAAAAAGCTTTGAAAGGTGATTGA